TCTTTCAAACAGATTGGATACACCATTTTGATTGTTCTTTTCACCATGAAAGGCACTATGCACTTCGACATACCCTTCATGTTCCACATTATCTCTCTGCCGATAGCCAGGTTCTCCTGTTTTCTGCAGTTCTCGCACCTTTCACACCTCCTAGACTTTTCAAAATTACGATTGTTCGGTCCTTCATGTTTTGGCCTTTTCACACTACTACGACCTCTGCTGACTTCTTGTGATTCACCAAGATGTCACCACCTTAGTTGTGTTGACTCGTTATTCTTCAACTTGTTCATCACCCTCACAAGACCTCCCCCGGTAAGAGTGAGAACTTTCCTCCCATATAACTGCTAGATTTACTGTATAGGTTTCGGGCAGTATTGGACTTCATCTTGTAGTGCAGATTTATCCGACCTAATCCAGCCTTCTATCTAATTTCTGTTCGTCAGTCCAGGAGTTTGCGTCTGACTTCCTTCAGCCACTATCTCACAATAGCCACCTTGTCTTTCGCTAACAGTTCCTACTGCCAAGCCTGTAGTGGACTTTCACCACCAAGTTCTCACCCATGCAGGGCGCACACCTAAAAAAGAGCCAGCTCTTAGAAAGCCGGCTCTTTTTTACTTTAATCCATATAGTTTTCTTTCACTACACTTGCACATCTTGCGCACAATGTTGGATGATCTTGATCTTCACCCACTGTTTCAGAAGAAACCCAGCAGCGTTCACAAGTTTCGCCCGGATGTTTTTCGACTTTCACTTCTACATAATCATATGCTTTGCCGATTCCTTTTTCGCTGGTAACAACTGCTTCAGATACAATAAAGTACTGGTGCAGGTGTGTAACATTTTCAAGCACCTGTTTTGTCTCATCATCCAGCGGTGCTAATGTTATTTTTGCTTCTAAAGATTTTCCAATAACTTTTTCGCTTCTAGCTTCTTCCAGAGCTTTTAGGACATCATCTCTTACTTCCATAAAGTGGTCCCATTTACCGACAACCTCTTCTGACCCTGCAACTTGACGCGGCTCAGGAATGTCTGTTAAATGAACTGTTTCAGCTTCCACTCCAGGGATATATTCCCAAACTTCTTCCGTAGTATGCGGAATAATTGGAGCAATTAACTTCACAAGTGTTGTTAAGATTTCATAGTATCCGGTTTGAATACTGCGACGGCGAGGATTATCCGCTGCTTCAATATATAGAATATCTTTCGCAAAATCTAAATAGAAGGAGCTTAAATCAACAGCACAGAAATTATGAACCTGGCTGATGACCGGCGCAAATTCAAATTCCTCATAATTATCACGCGCATTTTTCAAGATTTGCTGCAGGCGATGAAGCATATAACGGTCGACTTCTTGCAAATCTTCATCCTTCACACGGTCTTTACTCGGATCAAAATCAGCAAGGTTTGCTAATAAGAAACGGAAGGTATTGCGGATTTTCCGATAACTTTCCGATGTTTGTTTTAAAATAGCATCCGAAATACGTACATCTGCCTGATAATCTACACTGGATACCCAGAGACGCAAAATATCGGCACCTAATTGTTTTTGTACTTTAGAAGGATCAATGGTATTACCCAATGATTTACTCATCTTACGGCCATTTCCGTCAAGGGTGAAACCATGGCTGATAATATTTTTAAATGGTGTTTTTCCAGTTATAGCTACAGACGTAGATAAGGATGAATTAAACCAGCCACGATACTGGTCACTGCCTTCTAAATACACATCAGCTGGACGATCGAGCTCTTCACGGTTCATCAGTACCCCTTCATGTGAGGAACCTGAATCAAACCACACATCCATAATGTCAGCTTCTTTAGTAAACTTGCCATTCGGGCTGTGCTCCGAAGTATACCCTTCCGGCAATAAATCTTTGGCTTCTCTCTCAAACCAGACATTCGAACCATATTCACGGAAAAGTTCCGATACATGTGAAATCGTCTCGTCGTTAATGATTGGTGTGCCGTCTTCTCCATAAAATACCGGAATCGGAACACCCCAGGCGCGTTGTCTGGAAATACACCAGTCTTCCCGGTCTCTTACCATATTATAGAGTCTCGTTTCTCCCCAATGCGGATACCAGTTCACTTGTTTGATTTCATCCAGAATATCCTGACGGAAGTCTTTAATTGACGCAAACCACTGTGATGTCGCACGGAAAATCGTTGGTTTCTTTGTTCTCCAATCATGCGGATACGAGTGTGTGATGAACTCTAATTTTAATAGTGCTCCATCTTCCTCTAATTTTTCTGTGATAGCTTTATTTGCTTTATCATAGAACAATCCTTCGAATCCCGGCGCTTCACTGGTGAATACACCCTTCTCATCTACTGGACAAAAAGCATCGATGCCATATCTGCGGCAAACATAGAAGTCATCTTCCCCATGACCAGGCGCTGTATGAACACAGCCTGTTCCTGCGTCTGTTGTCACATGCTCTCCCAGCATAACAAGCGATTTGCGGTCATAAAAAGGATGCTGCGCTTCTACGCGATCTGCTTCCTGACCTTTGAATTTCTTGACAACCGTTACATCTTCCCAACCTAATTCTTCTTTTACATCTTCTAACAAAGCTTCTGCAACGATATACTTTTCATCATTTACTTGTGCCACCACATAGCTTAAGTCAGGATGTAAACTGATTCCTAAGTTCGCTGGAAGCGTCCAAGGAGTTGTCGTCCAAATAATCATTTTTTCTCCGCCATCAAATACATCTTTTCCGTCTGTTACTTCAAAAGAAACATAGATAGAAGGAGAGCGTTTATCCTGATACTCGATTTCTGCTTCTGCAAGAGCTGATTCCGAAGACGGAGACCAATATACCGGCTTGAGGCCTTTATAAATATAACCTTTCCGTGCCATCTCACCAAATACTTTAATTTGCGAAGCTTCATAATCCTTCGTTAGCGTAATATATGGATTATCCCAATCTCCACGCACACCTAATTTTTTAAATTGCGTACGCTGGCTGTCAATTTGCTGAAGGGCATATTCTTCACAAAGCTTACGAAATTCCGCCACAGACATTTCTTTTCGTTTTACTTTCTTCTTCGCTAGCGCCGTTTCAATCGGCAATCCATGTGTATCCCAGCCAGGAACATAGGGAGCATAGTAACCAGTCATGGATTTATAACGGACAATGAAATCCTTTAAGATTTTATTCAACGCATGCCCAATATGGATATCTCCATTCGCATAAGGAGGCCCATCATGCAAAACGAATAATGGTCTGTCCGCTGTACGTTCCAGATTTTTTTGATATTGATTGTTTTCTTCCCATTTTTTTTGGCGTTCCGGTTCTTTATTCGGAAGATTTCCACGCATTGGGAAAGCTGTTTTCGGCATTAATAATGTTTGTTTGTATTCCAAGATATTCCCTCCTGTAATGTTCATCACATATTAAAATGTTTTTTAAATACAAAAAGAGCCCTCTAATCCCTAAAGGGACGAGAAGACTCGCGGTACCACCCTTATAAATTTAATGACCCGCATTAAATTCACTCGATATCCGTAACGTGGACAGCCGGCTGTTCCTACATTTTTTCGTAACAGCTACTCCAGAGTGATTTTCTAAAAGTACTTTGTATCAGGCTTCCACCGTCCCTGACTCGCTTAGACAAAATAATCTTCTATACTTTCTCTTTCTTCGTATTTATTATAAAAATCATATCATTTTTTCATATAAAACCAATGTTATAAACGCTACACTTGTATGAATTATATGTAATATATAAGTTTAAGTCAAGTCTTTACGATTCATGTTCCATTAGTTCTAAATCTTCATCTACCTCTGTATCAAACAATTCTTCCCAATCGTCTGTACCGAGCATTTCTAATTGTGCCTGGACGAGCATGCGCATTCTGGAACGGAATACCTTGGCCTGTTTTTTCAGTTCTTCTACATCCAGTGAAATTTTTCGTGCTTTGCTTAATGACTCATTGACAATACGATCTGCATTTTTTTCAGCTTCTTTGACAATTAATTTTGCTTCTTTTTGCGCACTGCCTTTAATATCTTCTGCTGTTTCCTGCGCAACAAGAATCGACTTATTTAATGTCTCTTCAATATTTGTAAAATGCCCCAATCTTTCTTGAAGCTCTTTTGCCTTCTGGTCTAACTCATCTCTCTCACGGATGACAATTTCATAATCTTTTTTCACTTGATCCAGAAATTTATTGACTTCATCCACGTCATAGCCTTTCCATCCTCTTGCAAATTCTTTATTATGAATATCTAATGGTGATAGTGCCACCATCTCCACCTCCCTGTTCGGTGTTTTTAGCTTCTCTTTCATTATTCAATAATTCGAGCTAAAATTCCAGTATTTATTGCAATTTCGCGGCAGTCATTTTGATTTTATCTTTTTTCGTCCTCCCGCGGATTGCTACTACTTTACTTCTGCCTTTTCCCCGGACAGAGAGCATGTCCCCTTCTTGTAACTGGAATTTCACATCATCGACTACCCGGTAATTTACTTTTACATGCAGTTTTTGAATCAAAACAGCTGCGTCTTTCCGGGATACCCCATATATCTCTTTCACCACTGTATCCAGTCGCAAAGAGGAAATAGTCTTCTCAGACTCTGTCCAAGCTTCTTTTTTAACAAGAAGAGAAGTCAGCGGGGTTTCTTTAAAAGATATACGGGATTTTTTAATCGATGTCAAATTCATCTTGATAAACGGAACAACCTCTCCTGCCGCCAGCAAATGAACTTTTCCATCTGCTATCATGATATCTCCCAGTTTTTTACGCTTTATACCCTGGGACATAAAAGCTCCCATGACATCCCGGTGTTCCAGTCGAACGAATTTTTCCGGATAAACTGCCTCCAAGAGCTCCACTTGGAACATTTCCTCTGTGATGGTTTCATACACAGGGGCAATCACGATTCTTTTTCGTTCACTGTACAGAGAACCGCCAAATGCTTCCACTTGCAATTCATCCTGATGGACACCTAAAAGCATCTGTACAATTTCCTGTTCACGGGGATCCAAAAAATCTGTCAATTTCGGGATATAAGATCGCTCCACCTGGTCTTTCCAAGAAAGAACCTGATCAATAAAAGGCTGCTCTTCTTTTCGAAAATGCTGATAAACTTCCATGGTCATCCCTTTCTTTCCACCTTACATCATTGCAAGCTGCATAAAGCCCATTCTGGCAAAATACAATAACATAATCGCAACAATTGGAGAAAAATCAATCATGCCAAGTGGCGGAATAAACTTACGGAATATTTCTAAATAAGGCTCGCAAATGTTTCCGAGCATTTCTCCAAATTTTGACTCCCTTGCTCCCGGGAACCAGGACATCAAAATATATATAATTAATGCAAAGCTATAAATGTTTAAAGCTATACTTATTAGTGAAACGATTTGTCCCAACATCAGCTGCTACCATCCTTTATCGTAATCTTCCTGTTCATATAACATTTCAGAGATACTTCCGGATATCTCTACATTATCCGGCGTACATAGAAATGTTTCTGATCCCAATTTTTGAATATCCCCTTTCACGGCATATACTGTTCCGCTCAAAAAATCCACAATCCGCTTTGCCTGTTGATGATCAACTCGCTGCAAATTGATGATAACTGCCCGTCTGTTCACAACGTTATCAGCAATATCCTGAGCTTCATTATAATTTCTGGGTTCAGCTAAAACAACTTTTGAACTCGTATTTTGTATGCTGGAAAGGTTCACAACATTCTTACCTCCTGCCGTTTTTTCCTGAACGGAAGGTATTTCTTCTGTCTGCTCTTCCTCAGCATATTCATACTCATATTCATCATCCATCGTGAAATAATTCTTAAGCTTCTTTTTAAAGCTCATGCTTTGCACCTCACTTTATTGTTCTTTGCCGACCAGTTTGGTGCCTATCCGAATATGTGTCGCACCTTCCTCCACAGCAACCTGATAGTCATTACTCATCCCCATAGATAAGTATTCACATGGTGCATGATCAAAGTTCTGCTTCTGGATATGGTCTCGCAGCAACCGCATTTTTTTAAACAGCGGACGGGTATCTGCCGGATTGTCAACATGTGGCGCCATGGTCATTAAACCGACGACACGTATATGCTCAAATGCTGCCAAGTCTTTTATGAACGATTCCACTTCTGCTTCTGCTAATCCGTGTTTCGATTCCTCACCGCTCACATTTACCTGAACAAAGCAAAGAACGGTTTGTTGACTTCGTTTATTAATCTCTTTTGCCAAAGATTTTCTGTCCAGTGAATGGATATAATCAACTTGATGAATCATATCTTTTACTTTTCTGGATTGCAGCGACCCGATGAAATGCCAGGAGGCACGATCTCTGATCTCTTCATATTTCGCTAAAAAACCTTCATTTCTGTTTTCTCCCAAATCCGTTATCCCGGCAGAAACTGCTTCTTTCGCTCGTTCTATTGTAACATATTTCGTCACAGCGATAATATGAATATCTTCTTTATTTCTGCCAACTCTTTCTGCAGCTTGTTCTATATCAGCCTGAATTCCCTCCAAATTTTCTCTTACTGCCACCATGCTAATCCTCCATTATTTCATCTGTTTCTAAAAAGCCGATAAAACCTAACATTCTTCCTGTTTTTCCATTATCACGCCGATGTGAAAAGAATAGTCTCTCATCTTGAAATGTACAATATGTTGTTACCTCTATATTATGACGAAAGACACCAGATTGTACAAGGATGTCGGCATTAAGCTCTTTTAAATCAATAACATATTGCTTTGGCGATACCTCTTTCGTAAATTTTTGTTTCTGTTCATCACTCAGATACGATAATACAACATCGTCAACAATGTAATTTTCTTTGGAAATACTCGGACCTATCGCAACTTTGAGGTTTTCTAAAGAAACCCCTGCTTCTT
The nucleotide sequence above comes from Oceanobacillus timonensis. Encoded proteins:
- the ileS gene encoding isoleucine--tRNA ligase; its protein translation is MEYKQTLLMPKTAFPMRGNLPNKEPERQKKWEENNQYQKNLERTADRPLFVLHDGPPYANGDIHIGHALNKILKDFIVRYKSMTGYYAPYVPGWDTHGLPIETALAKKKVKRKEMSVAEFRKLCEEYALQQIDSQRTQFKKLGVRGDWDNPYITLTKDYEASQIKVFGEMARKGYIYKGLKPVYWSPSSESALAEAEIEYQDKRSPSIYVSFEVTDGKDVFDGGEKMIIWTTTPWTLPANLGISLHPDLSYVVAQVNDEKYIVAEALLEDVKEELGWEDVTVVKKFKGQEADRVEAQHPFYDRKSLVMLGEHVTTDAGTGCVHTAPGHGEDDFYVCRRYGIDAFCPVDEKGVFTSEAPGFEGLFYDKANKAITEKLEEDGALLKLEFITHSYPHDWRTKKPTIFRATSQWFASIKDFRQDILDEIKQVNWYPHWGETRLYNMVRDREDWCISRQRAWGVPIPVFYGEDGTPIINDETISHVSELFREYGSNVWFEREAKDLLPEGYTSEHSPNGKFTKEADIMDVWFDSGSSHEGVLMNREELDRPADVYLEGSDQYRGWFNSSLSTSVAITGKTPFKNIISHGFTLDGNGRKMSKSLGNTIDPSKVQKQLGADILRLWVSSVDYQADVRISDAILKQTSESYRKIRNTFRFLLANLADFDPSKDRVKDEDLQEVDRYMLHRLQQILKNARDNYEEFEFAPVISQVHNFCAVDLSSFYLDFAKDILYIEAADNPRRRSIQTGYYEILTTLVKLIAPIIPHTTEEVWEYIPGVEAETVHLTDIPEPRQVAGSEEVVGKWDHFMEVRDDVLKALEEARSEKVIGKSLEAKITLAPLDDETKQVLENVTHLHQYFIVSEAVVTSEKGIGKAYDYVEVKVEKHPGETCERCWVSSETVGEDQDHPTLCARCASVVKENYMD
- a CDS encoding DivIVA domain-containing protein produces the protein MALSPLDIHNKEFARGWKGYDVDEVNKFLDQVKKDYEIVIRERDELDQKAKELQERLGHFTNIEETLNKSILVAQETAEDIKGSAQKEAKLIVKEAEKNADRIVNESLSKARKISLDVEELKKQAKVFRSRMRMLVQAQLEMLGTDDWEELFDTEVDEDLELMEHES
- a CDS encoding RNA-binding protein, with protein sequence MEVYQHFRKEEQPFIDQVLSWKDQVERSYIPKLTDFLDPREQEIVQMLLGVHQDELQVEAFGGSLYSERKRIVIAPVYETITEEMFQVELLEAVYPEKFVRLEHRDVMGAFMSQGIKRKKLGDIMIADGKVHLLAAGEVVPFIKMNLTSIKKSRISFKETPLTSLLVKKEAWTESEKTISSLRLDTVVKEIYGVSRKDAAVLIQKLHVKVNYRVVDDVKFQLQEGDMLSVRGKGRSKVVAIRGRTKKDKIKMTAAKLQ
- a CDS encoding YggT family protein; protein product: MGQIVSLISIALNIYSFALIIYILMSWFPGARESKFGEMLGNICEPYLEIFRKFIPPLGMIDFSPIVAIMLLYFARMGFMQLAMM
- a CDS encoding cell division protein SepF, producing MSFKKKLKNYFTMDDEYEYEYAEEEQTEEIPSVQEKTAGGKNVVNLSSIQNTSSKVVLAEPRNYNEAQDIADNVVNRRAVIINLQRVDHQQAKRIVDFLSGTVYAVKGDIQKLGSETFLCTPDNVEISGSISEMLYEQEDYDKGW
- a CDS encoding YggS family pyridoxal phosphate-dependent enzyme, with product MVAVRENLEGIQADIEQAAERVGRNKEDIHIIAVTKYVTIERAKEAVSAGITDLGENRNEGFLAKYEEIRDRASWHFIGSLQSRKVKDMIHQVDYIHSLDRKSLAKEINKRSQQTVLCFVQVNVSGEESKHGLAEAEVESFIKDLAAFEHIRVVGLMTMAPHVDNPADTRPLFKKMRLLRDHIQKQNFDHAPCEYLSMGMSNDYQVAVEEGATHIRIGTKLVGKEQ